Proteins encoded by one window of Halobaculum halobium:
- the rpsJ gene encoding 30S ribosomal protein S10 — translation MPGQQARVRLAGTSPDDLDDICDDVREIADKTGVALSGPIPLPTKTLEVPSRKSPDGEGTATWEHWEMRVHKRLIDIDADERALRQLMRIQVPNDVSIEIVLED, via the coding sequence ATGCCCGGACAGCAAGCGCGCGTCCGACTCGCGGGCACGAGCCCCGACGACCTGGACGACATCTGCGACGACGTCCGCGAGATCGCGGACAAAACCGGCGTGGCGCTGTCGGGTCCCATCCCGCTCCCCACGAAGACGCTGGAAGTCCCGTCGCGTAAATCCCCCGACGGCGAGGGGACCGCGACCTGGGAGCACTGGGAGATGCGCGTCCACAAGCGGCTGATCGACATCGACGCCGACGAACGCGCGCTCCGACAGCTCATGCGGATTCAGGTCCCGAACGACGTCTCCATCGAGATCGTCCTCGAGGACTGA
- a CDS encoding HAD family hydrolase translates to MDYDAVVFDMDGVLVERSPSWVFDDAAGRALAEAGIDDPTDEEFRTVRVLRSDLEEAMAHFESTHDVGFDRLWRRRNELVTENQVTAMVEGEKGLYDDVDAALELPCASGIVSNNQHAAVERVLDRFGLGDRFDTYYGLGPGLEDVGAEKPGTRYMDRALADLAPERAVYVGDRPSDVAAAHNAGIDAAFVRREFNADDELDPAPTFDVGSLRELRETLVSAK, encoded by the coding sequence ATGGACTACGACGCCGTCGTATTCGACATGGACGGGGTGTTGGTGGAACGTTCGCCGTCGTGGGTGTTCGACGACGCAGCCGGTCGGGCGCTCGCTGAGGCCGGGATCGACGACCCGACCGACGAGGAGTTCCGAACCGTCCGCGTCCTCCGGAGCGACCTCGAGGAAGCGATGGCTCACTTCGAGTCGACCCACGATGTCGGCTTCGACCGCCTCTGGCGCCGCCGAAACGAACTCGTCACCGAGAACCAGGTGACCGCTATGGTCGAGGGGGAGAAGGGACTCTACGACGACGTCGATGCCGCGCTCGAACTTCCGTGCGCCAGCGGCATCGTGAGTAACAACCAACACGCGGCCGTCGAACGCGTCCTCGACCGGTTCGGCCTCGGTGACCGCTTCGACACCTACTACGGCCTCGGCCCGGGCCTCGAGGACGTCGGCGCCGAGAAGCCGGGGACGCGGTACATGGATCGGGCGCTCGCCGATCTGGCGCCCGAGCGGGCGGTGTACGTGGGCGACCGGCCTTCAGACGTGGCCGCAGCACACAACGCCGGTATCGACGCTGCGTTCGTCCGTCGGGAGTTCAACGCCGACGACGAACTGGACCCGGCGCCGACGTTCGACGTCGGATCGCTACGCGAACTGCGCGAGACGCTCGTCTCTGCGAAATAG
- a CDS encoding rhomboid family intramembrane serine protease: MRALAAWGRSRPLRPVIDTLGLMAAVSAAFWLVDLFARPMARFLFVLSAPPLVHPWTLVTSVYAHVGIGHLLVNAVVVLVAGLPVAAGTTRPRFHAFVLATGAIAGLAQVWLGGLLVPASVGVVGSSGAAFALTGYVVAANPAADALGRVAKRVNVPPRAVTLLVAVLALLVAVAFSGPGSALIAHVVGLATGLLAGRARLLRV; this comes from the coding sequence ATGCGCGCGCTCGCGGCTTGGGGTCGATCCCGCCCGCTCCGCCCCGTCATCGATACCCTCGGGCTCATGGCCGCCGTCTCCGCGGCGTTCTGGCTCGTCGACCTGTTCGCGCGACCGATGGCGCGGTTCTTGTTCGTACTGTCGGCCCCGCCGCTCGTCCACCCGTGGACGCTGGTGACGAGCGTGTACGCTCACGTCGGGATCGGGCATCTCCTGGTGAATGCCGTCGTGGTGCTCGTGGCCGGATTGCCGGTCGCCGCGGGCACGACACGTCCGCGGTTTCACGCGTTCGTGCTCGCGACGGGCGCGATCGCCGGCCTCGCGCAGGTGTGGCTCGGCGGCCTGCTTGTCCCCGCCAGCGTTGGCGTCGTGGGGAGTAGCGGCGCCGCGTTCGCGCTCACGGGCTACGTCGTCGCCGCCAACCCCGCCGCCGACGCGCTCGGGCGGGTGGCCAAGCGGGTAAACGTCCCGCCGCGCGCGGTGACCCTCCTCGTCGCCGTTCTCGCGCTGCTCGTCGCGGTCGCGTTCAGCGGCCCGGGGAGCGCGCTGATCGCCCACGTCGTCGGGCTGGCTACGGGACTGCTGGCCGGCCGCGCGCGGCTACTTCGGGTGTGA